TGCCTTGGTCAGTACTCTGTGGTGATGACTGGGATCCATATTTTAATGTCATATTCTCTAAAGGACATTCCACTCATCATCTTGGATGATGAATTTACTCCAAACTTCCCCATAATCAAATGTCCATTTCTAGTAACTACAGAATGCATGAGAAAACTAGAGGTGACTCAGAACATGGTTCTAATTTTGCAAAGGTAAGTAATTTGCCACTTCTTTTTGCCCTTCATCCTATTAGAATCTATGATGGGACCCCCAGACCAGGGGCTGACTACGGGATAGATTCAAGGTTGCAGTGACATTAAGGTTGTTGTGACATCAGCACTGAGATGTGGGAGAGAAAGGGCAGACTGAAGTGAATGCTTTGGGCAGTGGAGGGTCCTAGGGCTACAGGTGCCCACCTCTGCCCAGCCTGGCTAAAGCTTGTGCCTCCTATCTCCTATAGCCACCTAGGGAAACTCTGACAAAGCAGGCCAACATCATCTATTACATGGAGATGCAAGAATGGAGGAGTTGAAACCACAGCCTGCTACAGCCCACCAACCATCTAGGCAAAGTGTGGAAAGTCCTTCTCCAAACACTTTGCCACCATTGGCCTCCCTAGTTGCTCTGAATCAGTTCCCCCTGCCTTTGGTCTCACCACTATCTGTAGAACACCAAGAAGACAAGTCTGACTTGAAAAGAATTCCACAGAGTTCCATTCCAGTTCCCTCTTACCTGACATCCCTTGGCAATACCATTTCAGGCCTTGACCGCTGCAACCATCCCATTTCATTACTCTCTTGGTGGTGGGCAGCTGCCAAGGCCTTATATTTCCCAGCTTGGGCACATTCAAAATGCAACCAAGAACGTCGGTCCCATCAACCAGCTGAACGCTCCTGGGGTAACACTATACCTTGGCAAATAGAGGCTGGGGTGCTCTCCATAAAACCCAATGTTCAGAAGCTTTTGGAGACACTGATCAGAAAAAGAGTGGAACTAAAACtatgggaggaaaaagaaaaaaaaagggttgttTATCAAACCAATGAGCCCAGACTACCCcctgcactttctaggcaagatATTGAAGTCACAGAACAAAAAAGAGGGCTCCACACCAGACCCCTTTTGGAATACAAAAGTGAAATCACAGAAGTTTCACAGTTCTCCTCAGCAGCTTTCTTACTCCAAAGACCTGGGGGACCTTGTGCAGGAGAAATGCAACCAGCTTTTCTGGGGTCTTCCTTCTCTACATAGCGAGTCCCTGGTGGCTACTGCCTGGGTCCATAAGAGGTCTACCTCTGCCCAACCTGAAGCTGTTGTACTCAACAGAGTCTCTAACTCTTTCCCAGTCCAACTTCAAGCTAAAGGACCTCCACAGCTTTTCCAGACCGAGCACCTACCTCAGGATGTGGCCCAGTCCCAACGTTCGACACAAAGCTTGTCCCAATCACTGGGACAGGTCAACTCCAAGGCCAACCTTCTGCATTCTTCCCCAAACCAACCACTTTCTTCTCCATCACAGATTAGTTCATGGTCAATAAACTGTCCTACATCCCAGCACATGGCACAGACCTTCGTTCCAAATGAAGATCAGAATCTGGAATGGCCCTGGCAGAAGCAACTGAAATGGAGGAAGATTTTAGCTTCAAAATTCCAAAAATCTCAGGAAGCCGTTAACCAGTCCACTCACAACCTTCCTCAGGGCAGCCAGGACACCCACACAATCAAGTCAACCTCCATCCTTCCTGGGGATTCTCCTAGTCCCGAGCTCCAAGAGCACAAGGTGGAACAACAGAGTCAAGACAGATTCATCAGAGATGAACAGCAGCACTTTCCTCCTATCAGATTCCCAGTATCCCAGGAGCTGATGCAGCCTAAGGACAAATTCCCAGAGAAGTGTCAGTACCAGGCAAAGGACAAGCATGGATCCTCTCAGCCCACCCAGCCCTCTGTACTCTCTTGTGTGAGGAACAAGTGTGTGGAGAAGGTGGGGTCCAGGTGTTCTGGAAGAACTCAGAAGTCTCTAGAAATGCTCAAACTAGATGACACAAGCAAAGGTCTAGAGCAAGACCTGAGGAAGGGTCTAGAAGATCTACCCTGTAGTTCAGGAAGCTCTTTACTGAAAGGTGTGAATGACGATTCTGAAAGCTATTTGATGAGGCCCAGGAAGTATCACTCAGGCACTAACTTATCtataaaaccagacaaagaacaCCTGAAAAAAACCATGCAAGAATATGTACTCAGGAAGctggaacaaattgagaaaggcaTGATCCCTTTGTGTGTGCGGCAATCCTGGCTTGCTGCCAGCCATGCTTTTCCAAAGTCCAGTAACCCAGAAAAACCCATAAATCAGGTATCCTGTAAGGGTTGGACTTTCAGGGTGAACACATCTCAGGAGCTTTCCTTTCTTGATCCCAAAAGTTGCCTGACACTAGAAACACATATCATAAGGTACCAGATGAGGCAGAGATGGGATTCATACATGCAGGCCCTTGAGCCAGTGAAGGACAACTTAAGTGAGGCTCCAGCCTCGCCCCTTTCACAGTCTGCTATTCCTTCTTCAGCTGACTACATTGCCAGTTATCTGGAAGAACATCCTCAGAGGAGTCTAAGAGAGAAGGCAATAAGAAAAATGGCAGTTGCTACCCTGCAGAGTCCATTCTCTGCTCATGCACATGCAGAGCTGCAAAGGATACAGACAGGGGTCCAGTCTTGTGGCAGTGGTGGACTGGCAGAGGTCCACCAATCTGTACAGGAGGGAAGCACTCCCTTTCAGCCCAGGACCTACAATCTCCTAAGAGGAACCAAAAAGAGCAGTACTGTCCTGGACACCAGCAGAGGCAATGTCAAGCCAAGTCCAAGCCCAGAGGTGGCCAGGCATGAACTGCAGGAGGAGAGTATGAGCAGGACCTCAGGTGATCCCAGCCTGAGTGTGACATCCAAGAAGGTCAAAGTAGTGTCCCAACCTTCAAAAGTCAAAAAGACCATGGAGAAAGTGCAGGTGGAGAAGGAAATACACCCTTCATGGGAAGTATCCATGGAAGCCAGCATGATGGCAAACGTTCAAACCATTAATTCCAATCTTAACAGTTCAGAGTCTCTGAGGACCAGTAAAAGCCCCTCCCATTCTAGGATTTCTATTTTGCAGGACCCTGTAGATGTAGACCTGAAGGCTCAGGTAGGCTGTGAGGCTGGCAGTCATCCAGACTACCACTCTAACATGCTCCCTACCACAGACAGCCTTCCTTCTCAGGCCTCTATGTCCAGTTACCAGTGCATGTCCAGAAGCAACAAGACATCTTCCCAGGGTCCATGTGACCTCTTCCTGAGGGACTGGGTAAGTCAGGACAGGCAGGAACCCAGGGTCAGCGGAGTTAAGGTTCCAGTAAGTAATAACAAAATGATGTTTGGTCACCCTGATGAGAGAGAGAGCTGTGGGTGGCCCAGACCAGGAGAGCAGGATAAAAAGCCTACAGGGCTGAGGCCCAACCAAACTGTTGGGCTGAGCCACCTTGAAAAGGTCAGTGCAATAAGCACCATTTGGAGCAAGTCCTCCCCATGCCCTCCAGAGAGGGGACAGATTTCTCCAAAAAGGGGAGAAGTCAAGAGAAAGATGAAGCACTTTCTGCAATATCATGATGCCAATTCCAAAAGCAAAGTGCATGAAGACTTCCTGCTAAAAGTTGATTACCCATCGGCCACTACCCAGAACCGAGGGTCAGTCAAATGCAGTGGGACAGCTAAAGCCCAGGCAATTACAACTGTTGTCGGACAGATCCTGGTGGACAAACTTGGGCTTCAGAATAGAAGTAGCAAATCACACTTGCACTGGTATAAAGAGGATCCCCAGGCCCAGCTAGCAGACACTACTTCCCCAACCATCCCCTATCATCATAAGTCAAGTGGGGCAGTGGCCTCAGGACACTTTCAACATTACCCAACATGCTGTCTTCAAAAAGGTGTTCTGTTTGGTTAAGATCACGTTTCTCACGACTTTCCTGAGGATTTTCTCATGTGAGAGGTCCTCTATTTCCTACTGACCTCATTTTACCAATCTTGTATATCTTCCTAATAAATTATGTTATATCACATCACAGGAATGAGCTTCTGTCTGCGCTCTGCTAGGCTTAGGGAAATGTCACCATCTGGTCTCCTACGAGATCTTTTAAGGGAATGGGGCATGCACATAGGGAGAGGACTGTGGAATCGAGGAATCACCCTCACCTGAAGTTCCCTTTTTGCATCTTAAGTTTCCATCATTTGGTCACTACAGAAacaaaccatagaaagaatttaGGATTTGTCAGGATGAGTCAACCCAGGAAAACCCCACTCCAGGGTCTGGctcatcctttcttttccctcactCCTCCTCTTTGTGCAGCTCTAGTGGTGGCTGTACAGAGGCAAAAGAGGGTCACATAGCTTCACATGTCACAAAGGAGGAGCAGGAATGCTGAGGGTATAGTGTGGCAATCCTGACTTCAGAGGCAGAGGAATTGTGATGGATTTCCTGGTGAGGTGAAGAAAAAGGATGTTCTGGGAGCTCCTGCAATTCCCAATGGAGGCTGAGATGGTGATGGCCCTTCAACTCCCTCTTAGCTCATACTGGATGTCATGACAGTGTCATACCATCAactttgtcttcctctctctgtaAAGCAGTAGCATCTTTGTCTGTGTAGGATTGGAATCCATAGGACAGTTGCTGAGGTACATGTTACCCTATCCACTGTCACCTGCCTTTCCCTCTGAGCAGACCTTTCTATACAGTAAATATCACACGGTGAACAAAGAGAAATATGGGAAAATTACAAAGGCTGGAGtcaaggaaggaggcagagggtcATGCAAGTGCCATGAGGGTTGCCATGGACAAAAAGCTCCTGCCCTCCCACCCTGGAGTCAGGAGACCACAGGGACTAAGCTACTGACCAAGGCCCCTCCCCAAGGCCCGCTGCTCTGACTTCCAGACCACAGGCCTCAAGAAGCCCTTTAGCTCCAACACAGACTAGAGAGAACACAGTTTATTGAAGCAGGGAGGAATTTCTTCATAGGATTTAATAAACATACACGTCATCACCTCTTCAATTCCAGAAAGGAGGAGTTGACAACTAGTGGAAGAACCAGGTCTACGGAACTCTGGCTGTGACTCAAAGCCTGGTGACCTTTACATGTGCACATAGCTCCCGTACTCTTCCCAGGGAGAGGTGAGAACCTATGAAGACCATTGGGCTTGCCTGGGGTGGCCCAGAAACTCTTTCTTGGATCCTAGCTTTTGTTTGCCCTAGACCATCATGGGAAGAGGCATCCGACAGGATTAGTCCACACAAGGGTAAGTGACTTGTTCAATATTTCCAAGCATCCAGTATTACTGGCAGGGCAGGAATGTCCCTGCTGGGCTTCATTCAGGTTCTGGCCCAGTTTCCTCATCACAGGGCTAGTCCATGAGGGAAGCAGGGTGGGGTCAAAGCAGGGAGAGGAGCAGCCAGACCTCCACATCCTCCTATGTTGTGTCCCATACACGGTCACAGCTCAAGGGGCCTCATTTATTACCTTGTGCAGAGGTCTGTGCCAGGAAGTAACTCTGAGGCAGATGACATGGGATGGCTCACCTTCCTTCCCTGTCAGAACCTTATATGTGGGATTGGGTAGCCCCTTAGGGTATAGGTGTGGGCCTTATGGGCCTCTCCTGATGACAGTGACGTAAAGGGTGGGCCCATCAGCAAGAGCAGAGCCACTCAGCTGTGACTGCTGAGTGATTCTGAATGAGGACCGCACACAGAAACCTCCTCTGGAGACAATACAGAGAAATCTCAATGACACACACAGACCTTGAAGAGATTTCCCAGAGACCTCACACAGATCCGTTCCCAGAGAagtcctccaaaaaaaaaaaaaggtctacaCAGAGAGCACAGAGAGCATGTACAGACCTCACAAAGAGACTTACACAGCCACAGcatggactgtcctcccccagaaGGCACACATGGCCATGAGAATGGCTCAGTGACCTTATTATGGAGAAGCCTCTTATACAGAAACCTTCCAGAGATATTATAGACTTTGCAAAGAGTTCACACAAAATTCACCCAGAGACAACACACAGATACTAGTCCCTGTCCCACAGAGTCCTGAGAGAATCCTCTTCAGACTTCCAACAGCATCTCCCAGACTTACACAAACCTCACAGTCTTTAAAGGGAATTCCTCCTATGGAGATCATAGAAATAGTACAAGGAAACATTTCACTGCAACAGAGATTTCACTTTGATCCAGGGATTCCATACAGAAAAGACACCAGATACCCCACAGAAATCCCACAGAAAGCCCCACACCCATTCCTCCTTGTACCTCCAGCTGGGCACTGTTTCCAGAACCCTGGACCCTCAGACATTGTCCACATGGCTCCCAAATGAGGTTCTCTGCTTAGGCAGAAGCTCAGCAAGTTTTGTTGTTTTGCCTTTGAACAGAAGAATTACACATTCCAAGTGTAGACCAAGGGTAGACCTACAAAATTGTTTCCTAGCAAGTAGGAGAGTGAGTCATAATGTCctcatatttatttacattttaattattataaacatAATCTCCTTTATATATGTAAAAGTCTCAATACTTTAGTGAACCTAGCTTAAACcaatagaataattataatacttcattttttaataaaacgGTAGGAAATGCAGAATTTCCTAAGACTCAGGCAGGGATATTCATTTTAGGCCCTAAAAAggacacacctgttatcctagctattcaggaggcagaaatcagggggatcatggtttgaggccagccccagacaagtagttcacaagcccctatctcaaataaaaccatcacacaaaagggttggtgaaatggctcaagttgtaggccctgagttcaaacctcagtacctcacaAAAAAGAGGACCTATTGCTTCAATacgtttgaaatttttcaaaatagatcACTCAATCCATTTTTGAGATACATGAAACTACCAGATAGGATCTTTGAAACATATGAATTGAAGATAGAATATGTTTAATCAACATTTGTATTAAGATAAGCCAGAGCCTGATAGATTCacggctgaattttaccaaacctttaagcaagaactaataccaatactcctcaaacttttctaggatcagaaagggaaggaacattaccaaACCCATCCTATGATGGGTTTGCattactctcattccaaaacccaataaagatacaaccgaaaaagaaaatcatagacaaatatctttaatgaacatagaagcaaagattctcaacaaaatactggcaaatagaattcaacaacacattaaaaagatcatacaacatggccaagtaggtttcattttagagatgcaaggatggtttaacatatgtgaatctataaatataatactagATATAAACAGGAGCAAGGAAAAAAAGCCatatgatcacctcaatagatgcagaaaaaagccttcaacataattcaacaccctttcatgacaaaaagctctgaagaaactaggaatagaaggaatgttcctcaacataataaaggatatatacaacaaacctacagccaacatgatactaaatggagaacaactgaaaccactcctgataaagtcaggaatgagatagggAGGACTGCTTTCCCCAATCCTATTCAGTGTAGTTTTAGAtatctagccagagcaataagacaagagcaagaaataaaagggattgaaatagggaaggaagaagtcacacCATCCCTATTtgaaaatgacatgatcctatatctaaaagaccctaaGAACTCTACCAAAAAGTGATTAGAAATCATAAAATCTTTTATCAAAAttcacatacagaaatcagtagccttcctatatacaccaataatgaacagactgagaaccATATCAGGGAAATCACCccatttaccatagcctcaaaaataacaaagtacATTAGACTAAgtttaacaaaggaaaccaaacgCCTTttcaattaaaactataaatgacTGAAGACAGAGATCgaagaagatatcagaagatggaaagatttcccatgtttGTGAAGCactagaatcaacattgtgaaaatgcccatacaaccaaaagcaatctacatgttcagttcaATGActatcaaagttccaatgacattttgcacagaaatagaaagaaatcagTCCTGAAatacatgtggaaacacaaaagacctcacatagccaaagcaattctgagcaaaatgtccaatgctggatgtatcacaatacctgccatcaaactataatacagagcCTAAAGGTACTGTAAAATAGGtcttggcacaaaaacagacaggaagatcaagggattagaatagaagacccagacataagccaatgcatctacagccaactgatcttcgacaaaggagcccaaaatacacgatggagaaaaacAGCCTTTTCTATACATGTTtctacatgtagaaaactgaaactagatccctgtgtTTCACCatataccaaaatcaactcaaagtgaatcaaacaccttaatgtaaggcctgaaactgaAACAACTCaaagaagtagtaggaaataaaatggaacaaagaggTATAGGGAGCAACTTCTTAAGTAGAACCCAAAAGGCTTAGGAGCTAAGACTGAGCACATGGGACTTCATCAGACTAAAGAGCATctgcacaggaaaagaaacagtcactagactcaagagacagcccacagaatgggagaaaatctctgccagctacgtgtccaataagggactaatatcagaatctacagggaactcaaaaaactcaacccccagaGAATCAACATCTAACTGAAGAAATGGTCACATGAAGTAA
Above is a genomic segment from Castor canadensis chromosome 13, mCasCan1.hap1v2, whole genome shotgun sequence containing:
- the LOC141415556 gene encoding spermatogenesis-associated protein 31E1-like is translated as MSPDYPLHFLGKILKSQNKKEGSTPDPFWNTKVKSQKFHSSPQQLSYSKDLGDLVQEKCNQLFWGLPSLHSESLVATAWVHKRSTSAQPEAVVLNRVSNSFPVQLQAKGPPQLFQTEHLPQDVAQSQRSTQSLSQSLGQVNSKANLLHSSPNQPLSSPSQISSWSINCPTSQHMAQTFVPNEDQNLEWPWQKQLKWRKILASKFQKSQEAVNQSTHNLPQGSQDTHTIKSTSILPGDSPSPELQEHKVEQQSQDRFIRDEQQHFPPIRFPVSQELMQPKDKFPEKCQYQAKDKHGSSQPTQPSVLSCVRNKCVEKVGSRCSGRTQKSLEMLKLDDTSKGLEQDLRKGLEDLPCSSGSSLLKGVNDDSESYLMRPRKYHSGTNLSIKPDKEHLKKTMQEYVLRKLEQIEKGMIPLCVRQSWLAASHAFPKSSNPEKPINQVSCKGWTFRVNTSQELSFLDPKSCLTLETHIIRYQMRQRWDSYMQALEPVKDNLSEAPASPLSQSAIPSSADYIASYLEEHPQRSLREKAIRKMAVATLQSPFSAHAHAELQRIQTGVQSCGSGGLAEVHQSVQEGSTPFQPRTYNLLRGTKKSSTVLDTSRGNVKPSPSPEVARHELQEESMSRTSGDPSLSVTSKKVKVVSQPSKVKKTMEKVQVEKEIHPSWEVSMEASMMANVQTINSNLNSSESLRTSKSPSHSRISILQDPVDVDLKAQVGCEAGSHPDYHSNMLPTTDSLPSQASMSSYQCMSRSNKTSSQGPCDLFLRDWVSQDRQEPRVSGVKVPVSNNKMMFGHPDERESCGWPRPGEQDKKPTGLRPNQTVGLSHLEKVSAISTIWSKSSPCPPERGQISPKRGEVKRKMKHFLQYHDANSKSKVHEDFLLKVDYPSATTQNRGSVKCSGTAKAQAITTVVGQILVDKLGLQNRSSKSHLHWYKEDPQAQLADTTSPTIPYHHKSSGAVASGHFQHYPTCCLQKGVLFG